A section of the Telopea speciosissima isolate NSW1024214 ecotype Mountain lineage chromosome 3, Tspe_v1, whole genome shotgun sequence genome encodes:
- the LOC122653834 gene encoding subtilisin-like protease SBT3.11 — MNRNMRLFSVLVVFSVFLWSTTMAEKGVSEAGGAGDSSSKGAAVHIVYTEQPEGEEPEAFHLKTLSSVLGSEEAAKESLIYSYKTAASGFSAKLTPEQVAEISKQPGVLQVVPSRTYQLHSGPGKLHV; from the exons ATGAACAGGAACATGAGATTATTTTCTGTTCTTGTGGTGTTTTCGGTGTTTCTGTGGTCGACGACAATGGCGGAGAAAGGCGTTTCAGAAGCAGGAGGAGCAGGGGACTCTTCGTCGAAGGGTGCAGCAGTTCATATTGTCTACACCGAGCAGCCCGAGGGAGAAGAGCCCGAGGCTTTCCACCTCAAAACCCTTTCTTCCGTTCTCGGCAG CGAGGAGGCAGCGAAGGAATCTCTGATTTACAGTTACAAGACCGCTGCAAGTGGGTTTTCCGCTAAGCTCACCCCGGAACAGGTCGCCGAGATCTCAA AGCAACCAGGTGTTCTCCAGGTGGTGCCAAGTAGGACATACCAGCTTCATTCGGGACCTGGTAAGCTACATGTTTAG
- the LOC122656893 gene encoding trimethyltridecatetraene synthase-like gives MDIGTPSWPLLTSVVLAALTLVFFYFSAHPRRRRPNPPPGPKPWPIIGNLNLIGPLPHRSIHSLSQQYGPLIQIRFGPIPIVIASSVAMAEQLLKTHDQCFASRPRTAAGKHTMFSCTSMTWSAYGPFWRLLRKIYLTELFNPKRLESYEKIQIEEMGFLHKGIYASSGKEITVKTHLWNTNLSFISRIVMGRKFSGEPAAALEEFKTMFEKLFFLNGVMDLGDCFPWLGFLDLKGYVKQMKVLGKRFDGFLEEVIGEHEMRRRSVDNLKEKDMVDVLLRLADDPNLEVKLDRTALKGITLELLAGGTESSIVTVEWALSELLRNPETLREATEELDRVVGRERWVEDKDIPHLPYIDAIMKETMRLRPVSPLLTPHLAQEDCEVAGYTIQAGSRVHVSTWTIGRDPTLWDAPEEFRPERFIGKAIDVKGHDFELLPFGSGRRMCPAYVLGLKIIQSYLANIIHGFLWKLPDEMQLKDLDMDEVYGLSTPKKIPLVAIPEPRLPAHLYCG, from the exons ATGGACATCGGCACTCCTTCATGGCCTCTCTTGACATCAGTCGTACTTGCAGCACTAACCCTTGTCTTTTTCTACTTCTCAGCCCATCCCCGGCGGCGGCGACCAAACCCTCCACCAGGCCCAAAACCATGGCCGATAATTGGAAATCTCAACCTCATAGGCCCTCTCCCCCACCGTTCCATCCACTCTCTCTCCCAACAATACGGCCCCTTAATCCAAATCCGTTTCGGTCCAATCCCTATCGTGATCGCCTCCTCTGTCGCCATGGCTGAACAACTCCTCAAAACCCACGACCAATGCTTCGCGTCTCGACCAAGAACCGCAGCAGGCAAGCACACCATGTTCAGCTGCACTTCCATGACCTGGTCTGCCTACGGTCCCTTCTGGCGGCTTCTCCGGAAGATCTATCTCACAGAGCTCTTTAACCCCAAACGTCTCGAATCTTACGAGAAAATTCAAATCGAAGAAATGGGGTTTCTTCACAAGGGAATCTATGCCTCTTCCGGCAAAGAGATCACTGTGAAAACCCATCTTTGGAATACTAATCTGAGCTTTATAAGTCGGATTGTAATGGGAAGGAAGTTCTCCGGTGAGCCCGCAGCGGCGTTGGAGGAGTTCAAGACGATGTTTGAGAAATTGTTCTTCTTGAATGGTGTGATGGATCTTGGTGATTGTTTTCCTTGGTTGGGTTTCTTGGATTTGAAGGGTTATGTGAAGCAGATGAAGGTGTTGGGGAAGAGATTTGATGGGTTTCTTGAAGAAGTGATAGGTGAGCACGAGATGAGGAGGAGAAGTGTGGACAACTTGAAAGAGAAGGATATGGTGGATGTGTTGCTGCGGTTGGCTGATGATCCTAATCTGGAAGTCAAGCTCGATAGGACGGCTCTTAAGGGGATAACGCTG GAACTACTAGCAGGTGGCACTGAGAGCTCTATAGTCACAGTGGAGTGGGCTCTCTCCGAGCTCTTGAGAAACCCAGAGACCTTGagagaagcaacagaagaaTTGGATAGGGTggttgggagagaaagatgggTTGAAGATAAAGACATCCCACACCTACCATACATTGATGCCATAATGAAGGAGACAATGAGATTGCGCCCAGTGTCACCACTGCTAACACCTCACCTGGCTCAGGAAGATTGCGAGGTTGCCGGCTATACCATTCAAGCAGGATCCAGAGTACATGTCAGCACATGGACCATAGGGAGGGACCCAACACTATGGGATGCACCGGAAGAATTCCGTCCTGAGAGGTTCATTGGGAAGGCGATTGATGTGAAGGGACATGATTTCGAGCTATTGCCATTTGGATCAGGAAGGAGAATGTGCCCTGCCTATGTGCTTGGGTTAAAGATTATTCAATCATACTTGGCTAACATCATACATGGGTTCCTGTGGAAATTGCCAGATGAAATGCAACTTAAGGACTTGGACATGGATGAAGTTTATGGTCTCTCAACACCTAAAAAGATACCACTTGTTGCCATTCCTGAGCCTCGACTTCCAGCTCATCTATATTGTGGATGA
- the LOC122653725 gene encoding ABC transporter G family member 25-like, which yields MPMDGGRESPNERSPNGSETTKNCRDLESLMSSCYPITLKFVDICYRVKLESKSSGSTHCGVRGFLGGPTRKDRTTSTPEERTILNGITGMVSPGEILAILGPSGSGKSTLLNALAGRVHGPGFTGTVLDNGQKRNKSVQRRTGYVTQDDVLYPHLTVRETLVFCSLLRLPDSLSKNEKIRVAQSVITELGLCKCENTIIGNSFIRGVSGGERKRVSIGHEMLLNPSLLLLDEPTSGLDSTGAHRLVSALESLAQKGKTIVTSMHQPSSRVYQMFDSVLLLSEGRCIYYGKASDAMDYFGSIGFSSSFHVNPADFLVDLANGVFQTDGTSETDKPNLKQTLISSYNNLLAPKVKAACLDTSPIMTNGVKTKMAFESHGSKSPNKESRRSIYSSSNSGWFNQFTILLQRSLKERRHESFNSLKVFQVIIAAVLAGGMWWHSDIRDIQDRLGLLFFIAIFWGVLPAYNSVFTFPQERAIFMKERSSGMYTLSSYFMARSVGDIPMELILPMVFTTIAYWMTGLKPELGAFLSTLAVLLGYVLVAQGLGLALGAIIMDAKQASTVATVTMLAFVLTGGFYVHKIPACMAWIKYTSITFYCYKLLIYIQYGEGHSIWFLLGCSQGSNRYSLSCRFVEEDLEGQIHPIVNIGILIIMFVGYRLIAYTALRRIKV from the exons ATGCCAATGGATGGTGGAAGAGAAAGCCCAAATGAAAGGTCACCAAACGGCTCTGAAACAACCAAAAATTGTCGAGATTTGGAGTCTCTAATGTCTTCCTGCTATCCCATCACTCTCAAG TTCGTGGACATCTGTTACCGAGTAAAGCTGGAGAGCAAGAGCAGCGGCAGTACCCATTGCGGCGTTCGAGGGTTTCTGGGTGGTCCAACCAGAAAAGACCGGACCACAAGCACCCCCGAGGAACGAACCATCCTAAATGGGATTACGGGAATGGTTTCCCCAGGAGAGATTTTAGCCATCCTCGGCCCTTCCGGAAGCGGTAAATCAACGCTTCTCAATGCTCTCGCAGGTAGAGTCCATGGTCCGGGTTTCACCGGAACGGTCCTCGACAACGGCCAGAAACGCAACAAATCGGTTCAGAGACGAACCGGGTACGTCACCCAAGACGACGTCCTCTACCCTCACCTTACCGTCCGTGAAACTCTAGTCTTCTGCTCGTTACTCCGATTGCCTGACTCGTTGTCCAAGAACGAGAAAATCCGAGTGGCCCAGTCAGTGATAACAGAACTCGGACTCTGCAAATGTGAGAACACAATAATAGGAAATAGCTTCATTAGAGGAGTCTCGGGTGGGGAGAGGAAACGAGTCAGTATTGGACATGAGATGCTGTTGAACCCGAGTTTGCTACTACTGGATGAGCCCACCTCGGGGCTCGACTCAACCGGGGCGCACCGGTTGGTGTCGGCATTGGAGTCTTTGGCTCAGAAGGGTAAGACCATAGTCACATCCATGCACCAACCGTCGAGCCGAGTTTACCAGATGTTTGACTCGGTTCTCCTCTTGTCGGAAGGAAGGTGTATTTACTACGGCAAGGCGTCCGATGCCATGGATTATTTCGGGTCAATCGGGTTCTCGTCGTCATTCCATGTCAATCCCGCCGATTTTCTTGTTGATCTCGCAAATG GAGTTTTTCAAACTGATGGCACTAGTGAGACAGATAAACCTAACTTAAAGCAAACTCTTATCTCCTCATACAACAATTTGTTAGCTCCCAAGGTGAAGGCTGCCTGCCTGGATACAAGCCCTATCATGACAAATGGAGTGAAAACCAAAATGGCATTTGAGAGCCATGGATCAAAGTCACCAAACAAAGAATCTCGAAGAAGTATTTATAGTAGCAGCAACAGTGGTTGGTTCAACCAATTCACTATCCTCCTTCAGAGAAGCCTAAAAGAGAGGAGGCATGAATCATTCAACTCACTAAAAGTCTTCCAAGTTATAATAGCTGCAGTATTAGCTGGTGGAATGTGGTGGCACTCTGACATTCGCGACATTCAAGACCGTCTTGGTCTCCTCTTTTTCATTGCCATCTTCTGGGGTGTATTACCTGCATACAACTCTGTTTTCACATTCCCTCAAGAACGTGCCATCTTCATGAAGGAGCGGTCCTCGGGCATGTACACTCTATCCTCTTACTTCATGGCTCGATCTGTGGGAGATATCCCTATGGAGCTCATTTTGCCTATGGTATTCACCACCATTGCTTATTGGATGACTGGGTTAAAGCCTGAGCTGGGAGCATTCCTTTCAACGCTGGCAGTGTTGCTAGGCTATGTACTGGTGGCTCAGGGGCTGGGCCTTGCACTTGGTGCGATCATCATGGATGCCAAACAGGCATCAACGGTTGCTACAGTTACAATGCTGGCATTTGTGCTCACAGGAGGCTTTTATGTGCACAAGATACCTGCTTGCATGGCCTGGATCAAGTATACTTCGATTACATTCTACTGCTATAAGCTCTTGATCTATATTCAATATGGGGAAGGCCACTCAATCTGGTTTCTATTGGGTTGCTCACAAGGGAGCAACAGGTACAGCTTAAGTTGCAGGTTTGTGGAGGAGGATTTGGAAGGACAAATCCATCCAATTGTCAACATTGGCATATTGATTATCATGTTTGTGGGCTATAGGTTAATAGCATACACTGCATTAAGGCGTATCAAAGTCTGA